From Edaphobacter lichenicola, one genomic window encodes:
- a CDS encoding phosphatidylinositol-specific phospholipase C1-like protein, with the protein MIQTARWINPDLKLSIYLINQRSSCLLFTDCLKEIRTWSKAHPGHVPLFLLIETKHGRTQSIPDSVEAEPFTSETFDALDKEIRSVFSDKEMILPDKVRGDYQTLEAAVHAGQWPTLVESRGKVIFLMDQKNAGPIDTAGHPLLQGRVLFTNSDPGKPDVAFVEENEGSPQLIDQLVRQGYIVRARADESTIAARTNDTTRRDALLHSGAQMISTDYPLSEPSKWTGYSVGFADGLPARCNIINAPATCKSSLLEPNAMSGGVHSPENHPVSRKLK; encoded by the coding sequence TTGATCCAAACCGCGAGATGGATAAACCCGGATTTAAAGTTATCCATATACCTGATCAATCAGCGCAGCTCTTGTCTCTTGTTTACCGATTGCCTCAAAGAGATCCGAACCTGGTCGAAGGCCCATCCTGGGCATGTCCCGCTATTCCTATTGATCGAAACCAAACATGGTCGCACCCAGTCGATACCCGATAGCGTTGAAGCGGAGCCATTTACAAGTGAAACATTCGATGCGCTTGATAAGGAAATCCGTTCTGTTTTCTCCGATAAAGAAATGATTTTGCCGGACAAGGTGCGTGGCGACTATCAGACCCTCGAAGCGGCCGTACATGCAGGCCAGTGGCCCACCCTGGTGGAGTCGCGCGGCAAGGTGATTTTTCTGATGGATCAAAAAAACGCCGGACCTATAGACACTGCCGGCCACCCTCTACTACAAGGCCGCGTGCTATTCACAAACTCCGATCCGGGCAAGCCCGACGTCGCTTTTGTGGAAGAAAACGAAGGCAGTCCGCAGCTGATCGATCAACTCGTGCGCCAGGGTTACATCGTTCGAGCTCGCGCCGACGAAAGCACAATTGCGGCCCGCACCAACGACACCACCCGTCGTGACGCTCTCTTGCATTCCGGTGCGCAAATGATCAGTACAGATTATCCGTTGTCAGAGCCCTCGAAGTGGACTGGCTACAGCGTCGGATTTGCGGACGGTTTGCCAGCGCGTTGCAACATCATTAATGCACCGGCTACCTGCAAGAGCAGCTTGCTCGAGCCGAACGCGATGAGTGGTGGAGTGCACTCGCCGGAAAATCATCCGGTTTCCCGGAAGTTGAAATAG
- a CDS encoding inositol oxygenase family protein, which produces MSSTPQISELHKNPLSPDVDEWEEFLEGRYKEGKSETEFRQYDAEADPGVAEFYRLNHTYQTHAYALDKEHQYFRLTRGKKSIWEAAEFLNTLVDDSDPDTDLTQLEHLLQTSEAIRKDGHPRWMVATGFVHDLGKCLCLYGEPQWGVVGDTFPTGCAYSGAVVFPEYFQANPDSQNSHYQTKLGIYEENCGLDKVTMSFGHDGYIHQVMKNYLPLESLYMLRYHSFYAWHRHGAYDYLCNEQDRAMLPWVLKFNPYDLYSKGHIKPDFNQLKPYYDDLFAEFFPDKIAW; this is translated from the coding sequence ATGAGCTCAACACCGCAAATCTCCGAGCTTCACAAGAACCCATTATCCCCCGATGTGGATGAATGGGAGGAGTTCCTTGAAGGACGATATAAGGAAGGTAAATCGGAGACGGAGTTTCGCCAATATGACGCAGAAGCCGATCCCGGTGTCGCCGAATTCTACCGCCTAAACCACACTTACCAAACTCACGCTTACGCGTTGGATAAAGAACATCAATACTTCAGGCTCACGCGTGGCAAAAAGAGCATTTGGGAAGCAGCCGAATTCCTAAACACTTTGGTCGATGACAGCGACCCCGACACCGATTTGACGCAACTCGAACATTTGCTCCAAACCTCCGAGGCGATTCGGAAAGATGGTCATCCGCGCTGGATGGTGGCAACAGGATTTGTGCATGATCTCGGCAAATGTCTTTGCCTCTACGGGGAACCGCAGTGGGGGGTCGTCGGGGATACCTTTCCAACAGGCTGTGCATATTCTGGCGCAGTCGTTTTTCCAGAATATTTCCAAGCCAACCCCGACTCTCAAAACTCGCATTACCAGACAAAATTGGGCATCTACGAAGAAAACTGTGGCTTAGATAAAGTGACGATGTCCTTCGGACACGATGGCTACATTCATCAGGTCATGAAGAATTACCTGCCGCTGGAGAGTCTGTACATGCTGCGCTATCACTCGTTTTACGCTTGGCATCGGCACGGCGCCTACGACTATCTCTGCAACGAGCAAGACCGCGCGATGTTGCCCTGGGTTCTGAAGTTCAATCCATATGATCTTTATTCCAAAGGGCATATCAAGCCGGACTTCAATCAACTCAAGCCTTATTACGACGACTTATTTGCAGAATTCTTTCCGGACAAAATTGCTTGGTAA
- a CDS encoding LysR family transcriptional regulator produces MGKAPDLNDVTAFVAAAKAGTLSGAARDMGLPTSTVSRALTRLEEHVGVLLIRRNQRGLVLTDVGFLALDGNLPSNFVRKEFCK; encoded by the coding sequence ATGGGCAAAGCTCCTGACCTAAACGATGTCACCGCATTTGTCGCCGCAGCCAAGGCTGGAACTCTCAGCGGGGCAGCAAGAGATATGGGTCTCCCGACCTCGACGGTGAGCAGGGCTCTTACACGCCTCGAAGAACACGTTGGGGTGCTCCTGATTCGACGGAATCAGCGAGGGTTAGTGCTCACGGATGTCGGGTTTCTTGCCTTAGACGGCAATTTACCAAGCAATTTTGTCCGGAAAGAATTCTGCAAATAA
- a CDS encoding TetR-like C-terminal domain-containing protein, with translation MSLASWISNANLEDRWPAKSKPFSTVPTGRFAHRGAVVRVPGGLLSAETDRELLIDAIVAPVYYRLLLRFAPLTEAYCNQLIDQALLGVRPRRGLR, from the coding sequence GTGTCCCTTGCGAGCTGGATTAGTAACGCTAACCTAGAGGATCGTTGGCCGGCTAAATCGAAGCCTTTCTCAACTGTGCCAACAGGCCGATTCGCTCATCGAGGAGCTGTTGTTCGTGTTCCGGGCGGATTACTGAGCGCAGAGACTGATCGGGAGCTCCTGATTGATGCGATTGTCGCCCCGGTCTACTACAGGCTCCTCCTCCGTTTCGCCCCGCTGACTGAGGCATATTGCAATCAACTGATTGATCAAGCACTTCTAGGCGTTCGCCCGAGAAGAGGGCTTCGATGA